The sequence TCTTTCAATACGAAACAAAAACGGGCTTAGTAGTTAAAGAGAGAGAGACGTTTTAAAACGTGGTAGTGATATATATCGTGGTTTCACGTTCGATCAAAAGATCTCTACGTCGAATTCCTGAAAATTATTCCCCATCGATGATAGTTACTCGCTTCTCCCAACGAATTCAAGCGTGCCGCGATTAGTGTTGGGAATTCGACGATCTCTCCTCGGCTTGATGTCTGAAAGCAAAGAAAGATAAATTAATACATTCCCATCACTATAGTGTACGCGTATTCAGATAAGGATCGGTGCATGTCCGGAGGAAAGCGACGAGGAGCAtcgagaaaagaaacgaaaacgcGCATCCCCAAACGTCGATACGGAATATAAATAGACTCGGCATATACTCCTTGTCTCCTTTCGACAAATATTCGATAGTCCAATTTTTTTACCGAGTTTCCACCAGAATGAGCGAACCGTACCGACAAAAATTCAACACATCAACTTTTTCGCATGCAACTTATTATACTGTTTTAGCTGCTTGTGTGCGATGCGCTGTGAATGTGCTGCAACAACAAACGCGCGTGGACAGGTGTTTCTTTCAGCGTAACACGGTGGCGATAGTGGAAACTTGAGCGGGAACCGCGGCCGACGTCGAAACGAAACGCTAGAAGCAATACGCAGCTAGTTCTGTTTTAtgagaatgaatttaattaaccgGCAATCTCCGTATACGGAGAGGAATGATATGCGGTTTACGACGCGCTAGAACGATCCGCACTTATCCTTATCTGAAGGTTTCCTTtcctatttttcaaattacGGAAGTGTGATGATACCGTTCGTAGCCGCAATTGCAAGGCTTCGCACGTGCGCAATGGTTTAGAAAAGCTTTCTATGTACGTAACACGTTAAACACCCGGTCGGGTACGTGTACGCGTTATCGTTCATTCGGTTGACGGAGTTTTATTAAACACGGATAACGCGTGCACGTACGGCCACGCATTTAGATAGATTGTATTAGGGACACCGGGCGTAACCCAGCCCGAGAAGGTAAGTAATTGATGAAGGGGAGGGGGATATAACGATTAGAGAAGCTAGAGATACCGAAGATAGCGTTGGTCCGCGTATGCAGCATTAGTGGTCGTGGAATAGATCCAATGGGCTCGTGTAATCTTGTTATTTTCTAGTGATGCATTTATTCAAGCTCAACAACAACTAGCCCGATGGACGAGTGAGGACGGAGTGCAACACCGGCCACCGCAGCAGCCGCCGCCGCCCCCGCCTCCACCGCCGCCACCAGCAATGACCGGTGGTACGGTGCCGTTACTGCAACGCCGTCAGTCTCAACGAGATTACCgtcagcaacaacaacagcagcaccATCACCACCATCAGTCGCAGCCACTGCAGCAGCAGTCGTCGCAACAACAGCATCAACATCAtcaacaagaacaacaacaacaacaacaccaACTGCCGGTGGAACAACTGCCAATACAGCAGCGCGGCTATTATCCATCCCCGCTCCACACTGACAACGGTCTCGACAACGACGAGACTGAAAATGCTCAATCCCACCAAAAACAAATGCTCCCCGACGTTCGTGGAATCGATGTTAATCACTTGCCTAATATTAACAAATGCCCACTAGACGATAACTTTAGTCTAGATTGTAACATAAATAATGGTTCCCTTAAAGAATTAAATACCAACAACACTAGTGATAACGAAAATACTGCCCTATTGCCCCCTTCGCATTTTCCTGAGTACAAgcattgataattattaatcgaTGACAGATAGTGTCCATAAAACATAGTGGTGTGATTTAATCTTGAACTCGCATTTTATACTGAATAGTGTAAATAACGATAAACTATTGATCGCAAcatcaagaacaacaagaacaacagCAAACAGgtattaaattataatgaattaaaataatctatatgaaatgtttattaataaacattAGTAAAGCGATTTACTCAAAGAAACGTGTGGCTGTTGTTTTTATACACCCTGATGCATAATATACCTGATTACGTTGTAAATTAGCTCCCGTTACGTTTCAAAAGTACCCCCATTGTTTCAAGAATATCGTGCAATACTTACATTCAATATGGCGGCTATTGGGACGCGCCAAATCGCGAATACATTCTTCCATCTTGAGTCATACTTCTGATAAAATTCTTTCCTTTTAACTTCGTATGTATTTCTGTGCTCTTGCGGAAAATTCTTCGATATCGTTAGGAAAGTAATATTTGCTTTTCCATAGTTTTTTATCTGAAATCGAATCGAACACGTTACGTTAACACGAAGAGGGAATTAGTGAACAATTGATATTCAGTACTCACCGTATATTGTCGAATTTTCGTTGAATTATACTAATGCTTGCGATTCGATACTCTCTGACACTTTCTagatttcttttattcttcccGACTCTTCCTGATTCTTCCAGCATCCTCCAGCTCTTCCCGCTTTCTCGATTCTCTTCAAAACTTTTCCTCTTCGAGAGTACTATCGAAGGCAAATCGAGATTTAGGAATCGTAGATGGCGTCCTCCGACGTACGCAACCAACTTCACGGTCTTCAagattcaatttatttaccAAATATCATTTGACTTAACTCAAACtgtatattattttgtattaatttatataataataccaataataatgatgatgatgatgaaagtAGATGTTAAAGTAAAATATAAATCACGCTCCTGTCCTTATCCTTTTATAAGCATACTTTATATTTTCGCATCGAAAGATTAGAAAATTTACTTCCTCTACCGCGTACCAATGAACCAATGTCTTCGATATTAAAAAACTTTACAGCCAACAATTTTTTACCTTGATAATAATGTTTACCGATAACAATAAATGTTTCAATAATCGGGTCTCCCCCACTAAATACTGTTCTGAAGTTAGTATATCTTCGTCTCATGATTATAGTAGGTGCAATGCGAACGACGTTCACGTCAATTCATTAGTTAGTTGCACTGGAAGAGGTACTTTCTCGAGTTGCATCGTAGCGAAAGATAATTTCAACTAGAATTACGGTCATCTATCGTCGTTTATTTAAACGTGTACCGAAAGTCGAGGACAGTCTGGTCCATGATAAGTGTTGCAAAGAGAACAATCGACAGAATTGATTGACGTTACATGTACCTCCGACGAGAACATCCAAACATGCCATCGATACCATTTGTGAATTAACTGCACGATTCATGCAGATTCGtcgtttaattattaaagatgtGCGTCAACAGAGTCTGAACCTCACCGTACGATGCAGTCCATTTATTGGACCGGGAGGTTGCTGTCTCGGGCGATATGGAATGGCATATCAAATTACACAGCATGCGCTGATCCCAACCTGAACAATCGTCGCGAAGCATCTTTCATTTCGGCTGTATGCGGTTTTCCCAAAGATTTTGCGCGTGGACGTTTGCGTAAGGGACAGTTCGGTGATGACGCTTGGTTCAGTGCCAAATTCAAGACTGTTGAAGTAATAGGTATGTCAACCTTCTTGTATCATCAATAAACTGTCAAGCTTATCTCTGTGCATTCGCACATGACTGATAATTTGAGAGATTCCTGGAAATCTGACGTCCAGAGTTTTTGATTCTTTTCTTGATATCACTTCTCTCCAGAGAAATTTCTTTGCTTGCAGTTCAATGAATTGTGAAATACGATTGTGAAAGATACAACTGGTTGTTTCTTCTAATTATTTAGGTGTAGCTGATGGAGTGGGTGGATGGCGACACTATGGAATAGATCCAGGAGAATTCTCTAGTTTTTTAATGAGAACTTGCGAAAGACTGGTCACTATGGGCAGGTTCACACCTTCTGAACCAGCTCGATTATTAGCAAATAGTTACTATGAATTACTAGAAAATAAACAACCCATATTAGGTACAAGGAGCAATCCACTGTTTGTAGTTTTGTACAAGATATAAGAAACTAACAGACACTGTGATTGTTTTAGGTAGCAGTACTGCATGTGTTATAATCCTCAATAAAGAGACAAGTAGCATTTATGCAGCTAATATTGGAGATAGCGGTTTTGTAGTTGTAAGAAAAGGAGAAGTAGTTCATCGTTCTTCTGAACAACAGCACTACTTTAATACTCCGTTTCAGTTGTCTCTTCCACCTCCAGGACATTCTGGCCTGGTGCTCAGCGACAGGTATCACGTTTTatctaaacaaaaataaaataagattattaaaaaatttatataaaatttctcaTTGATCTTGTTTCCGACCTGATTCTAGTCCAGAATCTGCGGATACTTCTAGTTTTGGAGTCGAAGATGGTGACGTAATCCTTCTAGCAACGGATGGAGTGTTTGATAATGTGCCTGACCAAATACTTATCACTGAAATGCGTAAAGTTCAAGGTGAAAGAGATCCTACTAAGATACAAGGAGTTGCTAACTCAATAGCGTGGATGGCTCGTAGTTTAGCGTTCGACGGCGCATTTATGTCTCCATTTGCCCAAAGTGCTAGAGAAAATGGAATTGACACTATAGGTATGAGAATAACATCGATCTTTACAACAACAAATCACGTAATCGGTATCAGTCATCGTCATAACAGAATTACTTAACATCCTAATTTTCTTCGTTTACAGCGCATACGTACACACgggttttaataaaaaatatattccatTTATTCATAGTAcacattttacaaatatttttatcttacaCATATAGCCGTCTTTCATACCTTGGTAATAAATTTCCTATTGAAGTAACTTTTTGTACAGTTTAAACATCTTTTGATTCTTACAACTAGAACAAAAATCTGGTACAGgtttactttaattaaaatcttttaatAATTGCATGTTTATATGAAAGGAAAATTAACATAGCCCTTGGATTAGTTTTTTCTCATTTCAAATATGAGGAGTGTTAACAGTGTCGCGAAAGGAGAAACAAGGACTTTCAAATTAGATTATCTAACTAATTTCTTAAATTGGATTAGTGTTAAacgaattaaaatattaatttgtatgTTTCAGGTGGTAAACCAGATGACATTACAGTGCTTTTAGCAACGGTGGCAATATAATAAAGTATGTACAATAGAATCTTGATCATTGTATTATAGTCCATGTCATTGCGTATATGTACCTAGTTTTACATCATTATATTCCGTTATGATAATCATTTACTATTTAAATAAATGGTTTTGTAAATCATCCTGTATCACGACCAACCTTTATTACGATCatcgtgaaaaatattaatttcaaaaaaagaatcaaTGGGTACATTATTTTCTCCACTGCAACCAAATTGTATACAGACAAATCTTCTATTGTAATAAGTACAAATAAGTAGTTCCTCGTTACTTATAATGAGAATACTTTTTATATGCCACGGTAATATAATTATCTAACACTGTAATGAGTCAGAAATATCATCTGTTTATGTTGAACATTCAATAAACTAGAACGGATACAAACAATTATTAAGACAATCCGATGCTTCCCTGGAAGAACTACCGCATTGTGCGGCCTATTCACAGAGAAGAGTACATCATGTCTAGTACTTTCACGTCGTATACAAATAATTATCACTAACAGTAAATTGTGGTTGAAAACTTAAttcgaaattaaataaatgccTGTTCAAACCcaaaaaatgaaacataatttacatagtaataatgttaaaCTAAATCAAaccattttatttcattacatattcatataaataacatttttatctAGTATTTACAAAACGATTATTATCTGGTTAAATCCTCAAGACTTACGCCCTGGATTATTGTAGTTAAAATTGCCGAAGTTCTCTATATAATCTATGTCCTTTCAAAAAGTGATATCATTTAACAATAATTAATCGATAAGAAGCTACAACAGGAAATGTACAACGTTAGTCCCAGCgcgtaataaaaatacaatcccctataaaataaaaataaactcgTTCAGTACTGTTATAATTGTTTTCCAAAAGGACACAATTTACACTTGGAAATATCTAACAGTTTTAACTACTATCTAGTAAGTTATAAATAATCAATcaattggaaatattttgtgtttttttttatataatgctTTGGCATTTTTGCTGACATTACACATTGCCGCAATAAGTTCAACAAATATACTGATTTAGTATATGACAGAATACAATCATCTGATCAATAAAGTGAATACATCACAGTACAATGTACAACATGATATCCTAAAGACAACAAATATTTACGGCAAACACTATTATACGTAAATCTAAATATGATATTTATCACACAAAAATATCTGTAAGaaacttaaaagaaaaatttttgtcCTTACGTACTACAAGTAACCCAATATGCCGAACTAAATGTATCCGTTTCGAAATATATCTGCTCGTTAACTTTCGATTCCGATTCCTATTTATATTCAGAAACTActaacatgaaaaaaaaaaaaacagggaatactgttttatatttcattaaacaTTCTCTAGATTCCTTAAGCTTACCTGtgttttataatattacttTTATCAAAAAATGCCCATAAAAACATAACTGTGATGTATTCTAGTATTTACAATGTTACGCATTTTTAAGCGTGGTATAAAATGTACTATTATATAACTAAAAGGGTCTAGGAATTATTTATATGAGAATAAATAGTAATATTTACATCGCTCAATTGTACGAAATCTTTAtagtagaatatttttaaatcaggggtttcaattttatatttttctatgaaGAGGAAAAATAGTACTCTTTATTTCATGATAAATTCTCTTTTGACTAAATTTAGCATTAAATTTAAACAGGAGGTtaatgattatgaaaataacACTGAAACAAACCTTACCAAAATTAATTTCAGAAGGAAATGTATATAATAagacaaattaaattatttttacgtatgtattttaaattttgtacttcatgaaaatttttgaaaattatatgcattacaatttctgaaaataaatataaaggtatacttcaaaatattttgtttgtttttaacAATTACGTTCATagtataaaacaatttttgtatttcTCTCCGAAAAGTCGTGGATATTAACAATGTATCACAATGTTCGATTGTTTAAGAAGtactattttcatttataattattgGTATATCACTCATACAATACGTTGCATAACATGTCACTAGTATGTGTAATAccaagattttatttttttacatgAAAAATTGTAACCCCTGTATAAGCTGGAAGTcttatcttttttcattttattacgaGTTCCTTCTAATATTATGCAAAATATCATGTACTTTAATTGCTTAGTATTGTTGTCGGTAACCGGGAAAATCAAGGAACGATCTTGCATACATAGCAATATAAAAGTTTACTTGATATGCCAATTGGTAAAAGATGTTTTGGAAGCAGGACCTCAGATTTAGAATTATTCCACATTGGGTTCTTGACCCCAGTTAAATCCACCAGGCCGTTCTTCGGGCGGCGGAGTGTAATCTGGATCTTCCGGATGTGCGTCAAACAAAGTCTTACTGCGAACAAGCAATAGAtgaaaagtattttattaaaacgCATAACTCGCTATAACGTTATTAAAATAACTTACAGTATTTGCGGAGTCTTAAGAACACGAAAACCTCCTCTCAAACGCGGAAATACATCTTCCGCGAAGTAATACATGTGCCCTACAGCCATACCAACGAGATCTACCCATATTGTATTACCAAGAAGTACGGAAAACCCAAGAAGCACCCAGGGTAAATATGGCGCCtatttataaaacata comes from Osmia lignaria lignaria isolate PbOS001 chromosome 8, iyOsmLign1, whole genome shotgun sequence and encodes:
- the LOC117606743 gene encoding protein phosphatase PTC7 homolog, with translation MQSIYWTGRLLSRAIWNGISNYTACADPNLNNRREASFISAVCGFPKDFARGRLRKGQFGDDAWFSAKFKTVEVIGVADGVGGWRHYGIDPGEFSSFLMRTCERLVTMGRFTPSEPARLLANSYYELLENKQPILGSSTACVIILNKETSSIYAANIGDSGFVVVRKGEVVHRSSEQQHYFNTPFQLSLPPPGHSGLVLSDSPESADTSSFGVEDGDVILLATDGVFDNVPDQILITEMRKVQGERDPTKIQGVANSIAWMARSLAFDGAFMSPFAQSARENGIDTIGGKPDDITVLLATVAI